In Nitrosophilus labii, the following proteins share a genomic window:
- a CDS encoding TolC family protein, protein MRYIIFISLIFSFSIAKEVNLVEIINEVKKSHPMVNIIEKERNLLRTETKLSVSDDALEAEILGAYAEENSGVSGNEFYLNLSKEFLTPKTKDILKKSGEIFTKAKTLQLQSKLLNIIYSIKSSFYETCFNKQIYRLKNENLKNLKEFAQKMRKAYELGEISKKDILSIEMELQRAKNDLLLTQNEIKNSLMKLKELLSSTKIEFEDIVCIENIKFNNFSFNIDYLLKESLNIKAKKLQIEALKNLLKKYESFTDRYSIKIEYSDEFGTKKYTAGIGIPLYFSSSKRELEKRKVMQNISLKQTELNSDIYQTKATILKLKTRLDSVIKSYEITKKMEKEQNELNDIVQKSYLNGESSILELLSIKRDMIDTKIKLIEYKKEYFNILFEIFSTAGIKEMK, encoded by the coding sequence ATGAGATATATAATATTTATATCTTTAATATTTTCATTCTCTATTGCTAAAGAGGTGAATTTAGTAGAGATTATAAATGAGGTAAAAAAAAGCCATCCAATGGTCAATATTATCGAAAAAGAGAGAAATCTACTCAGAACTGAAACGAAACTTTCAGTTTCAGATGATGCTTTAGAAGCAGAAATTTTGGGAGCATACGCCGAAGAAAACAGTGGTGTTAGCGGAAATGAGTTTTATTTAAACCTGTCAAAAGAGTTTTTGACACCTAAAACAAAAGATATACTCAAAAAAAGTGGTGAAATATTTACTAAAGCAAAAACACTTCAACTACAGAGCAAACTTTTAAACATTATCTACTCCATTAAAAGCAGTTTTTACGAAACATGTTTTAATAAACAGATATATAGATTAAAAAATGAAAATTTGAAAAATTTAAAAGAGTTTGCTCAAAAGATGAGAAAAGCCTATGAATTAGGAGAGATATCAAAAAAAGATATCTTAAGTATTGAAATGGAACTTCAAAGAGCCAAAAACGATCTTTTATTAACCCAAAATGAGATCAAAAACTCTTTGATGAAACTAAAAGAGCTTCTTTCTTCTACTAAAATAGAGTTTGAAGATATTGTTTGCATAGAAAATATCAAGTTCAATAATTTTAGTTTCAATATAGACTATCTTTTAAAAGAGTCACTAAACATAAAAGCTAAAAAATTGCAAATAGAGGCTTTGAAAAATTTACTTAAAAAATACGAATCTTTTACTGACAGGTACTCAATCAAAATAGAATATAGTGATGAATTTGGTACAAAAAAATATACTGCAGGTATAGGAATACCACTTTATTTCAGTTCTTCAAAAAGAGAGTTGGAAAAAAGAAAGGTCATGCAAAACATCTCTTTAAAACAGACTGAGTTAAATAGTGATATATATCAAACAAAAGCCACCATTTTAAAACTTAAAACTAGGCTCGATTCTGTGATAAAAAGCTATGAAATTACAAAAAAAATGGAAAAAGAACAAAACGAGCTTAATGATATTGTACAAAAAAGTTATTTAAATGGGGAAAGTTCCATCTTGGAACTTTTAAGTATTAAAAGGGATATGATAGATACGAAAATAAAACTTATCGAATATAAAAAAGAGTATTTCAATATACTCTTTGAAATATTTAGCACAGCAGGTATAAAGGAGATGAAATGA
- a CDS encoding FixH family protein, with product MRLTTIILTMFLVVSSYAAGFQKHVKYRGFNVEFTSTKPLTSGENSLTLKISKKGLNPKEVKVKFFMPAMPGMPYMESFAKVKPLKDGEYLLNVKFPMRGTWQVHVFVTDKNGKKYRVKTSVSF from the coding sequence ATGAGACTAACAACAATTATTTTGACTATGTTTTTAGTTGTATCCTCTTATGCTGCAGGGTTCCAAAAGCATGTAAAATACAGAGGTTTCAATGTAGAATTTACTTCTACAAAACCGCTAACTTCTGGAGAAAACAGTTTGACCTTAAAAATCAGCAAAAAGGGTTTAAACCCCAAAGAGGTCAAAGTAAAGTTTTTTATGCCCGCAATGCCTGGAATGCCATATATGGAAAGTTTTGCAAAAGTTAAGCCTTTAAAAGATGGAGAATATCTTTTAAATGTAAAATTTCCAATGAGAGGAACCTGGCAGGTACACGTTTTTGTTACAGACAAGAACGGAAAAAAGTATAGAGTTAAAACTTCGGTGAGTTTTTAA
- a CDS encoding S41 family peptidase produces the protein MIKMRYLTAGFLTSAILSYSLFQTQLYAKNADELNITSRLDAIAKFTKVVGTVEKYYVDPLTIEDIINKAIAGLLSNLDAHSSFLDKRHFKELKIQTEGEFGGLGITVGIRDGALTIIAPIEGTPADKAGLKAGDIILKIDDKSTIDMTLDEAVSLMRGKPGTKIYLTIVRKGEPKPIKVEIVRDIIKIDSVYAKHILNEEILYLRVVSFDKKVVNEVKRYIKENEDKTKGIILDLRNNPGGLLDQAVGLVDLFVDKGVIVSQKGRIDSENRVYKATKSGTYKNIPLVVLVNGGSASASEIVSGSLQDHKRAIIVGEKTFGKGSVQVILPIDKNEAIKLTIARYYLPSGRTIQALGVTPDITVHPGELKVQEDEFMIKEAELKKHLKSELEKLEGKKKDEKKDKEKKDEDGLITEKDLNKDTQLKEAADILKALIIIKSKKG, from the coding sequence ATGATAAAAATGAGATACTTAACAGCAGGTTTTTTAACTAGCGCTATTCTTAGTTATTCCCTTTTTCAAACTCAATTGTACGCTAAAAATGCAGATGAACTAAATATTACGTCTAGATTGGATGCGATAGCTAAATTTACAAAAGTAGTAGGAACGGTTGAAAAATATTATGTAGATCCTTTAACTATTGAAGATATTATAAATAAAGCTATAGCCGGTCTTCTTAGTAATCTCGACGCTCACTCTTCATTTCTAGACAAAAGACATTTTAAAGAGTTGAAAATACAAACAGAAGGAGAGTTTGGAGGACTTGGTATTACCGTAGGTATTAGAGACGGTGCTTTGACGATAATTGCCCCAATTGAGGGAACTCCCGCAGATAAAGCCGGATTAAAAGCCGGTGATATTATCTTAAAAATAGATGATAAATCCACTATCGATATGACTCTTGATGAGGCAGTAAGCCTTATGAGAGGAAAGCCTGGAACTAAAATCTATCTTACTATAGTTAGAAAAGGTGAACCAAAACCCATAAAAGTTGAAATAGTAAGAGATATTATAAAAATAGACTCCGTTTATGCCAAGCATATTTTAAATGAGGAAATACTCTATTTAAGAGTAGTATCTTTCGATAAGAAAGTCGTAAACGAAGTTAAGAGATATATCAAAGAGAACGAAGACAAAACAAAAGGAATAATTTTAGATTTAAGAAACAATCCCGGCGGACTTTTGGATCAAGCAGTAGGTCTTGTAGATCTTTTCGTAGATAAAGGTGTAATAGTTTCGCAAAAAGGAAGAATTGACTCTGAAAACAGAGTTTATAAAGCTACGAAATCCGGCACATACAAAAATATCCCGTTAGTTGTTTTAGTTAACGGGGGAAGTGCTAGTGCCAGCGAGATTGTAAGTGGTTCTTTGCAAGATCATAAACGTGCCATAATAGTAGGTGAAAAAACATTCGGAAAAGGAAGCGTACAAGTAATTTTACCAATAGATAAAAATGAAGCTATAAAACTAACTATTGCAAGATATTATCTTCCAAGCGGAAGAACGATTCAGGCCCTAGGAGTGACTCCTGATATCACCGTTCATCCAGGAGAACTTAAAGTTCAAGAAGATGAATTTATGATAAAAGAGGCTGAACTTAAAAAACATCTAAAAAGCGAACTTGAAAAACTAGAGGGCAAGAAAAAAGATGAGAAAAAAGATAAAGAGAAAAAAGATGAAGATGGTCTAATAACCGAAAAAGATCTTAACAAAGACACTCAGCTTAAAGAGGCTGCCGATATCTTAAAAGCACTAATCATAATAAAATCTAAAAAAGGGTGA
- a CDS encoding efflux RND transporter permease subunit yields MIDNIIKFSLSQRLFILLMALIILGFGIKSYKELPIDAFPDISPTQVKIIIKSSGMTPSEVESRITTPIELAMLGIPHQSIVRSISKYGLCDITIDFEEGTDIYWARQQVSERLNSIKEELPKNIEGGLAPISTPLSDILMFTIESDKLSLTEKRTILDWIIAPKIRSINGVAEVNSLGGFVKTYQVTPNLKKMQAFGIHMDMLKTALQENNMNDGAGRVTVGPESFYVRSVGKIKDIEDIKNRAVKKIGNKIIKVKDIADVSIGHLTRAGFVTKDGEGEAVEGIVLSLKGANAAKVIKEVKDELRKIEKSLPEGTSIKLLYDRSELVNIATHTVKKALIEAIVLIIVILLVMLGNIASAVSVALILPFALLMSFIAMKMFGLSANLMSLGGLAIAVGMLVDSAVVMVEHITAELGNPKHKRCSKTDIILRAAKEVAPSIVTGVLIIIIVFMPLLTLEGLEGKLFKPVALSIVFALFSSLVLAITLIPVFSYMILKIRPDKESFVMRLLLKAYKPSLLLAIKNQWAVVLTAFILMGSAVYMFMHVGKTFMPTMDEGSIIIGIEKNPSISLDESKVMDLKIQQKILKEVPEVISIVARTGSDELGLDPMGLNDTDTFLVLKPKDKWRKPDKEWLINELRKVLEEFPGIEYSFTQPIEMRVSEMLTGVRGDLAIKIYGSDQDVLNELGKKIKNLLEKVPGSTDVYKKANEGFEYLELVFNYNALGLYGVSEAEIATYLKTLIDGVKIGIIQEGMRRVDLVIKGEETLQKSISKLKKLNYTLPNGKTVPLTQLVMFSQTGGPVQIEHEKGLRKTVVQSNVEGRDLVGYVEDVKKLIDKEIKLPAGYFIEYGGEFENQQRAAKRLMIIVPISIFMIFILLFMSFNSLTQALLVLVNIPLALVGGIAGLYFTGEYLSVPASVGFIALLGIAILNGVVMVNYFNQLVLNGMNVKDAVITGAMRRLRPVLMTALIAALGLLPLMFATGPSSEIQRPLAIVVIYGLASSTMLTLIVLPILYLRFIKDLNHK; encoded by the coding sequence ATGATTGATAATATCATTAAATTTTCGCTCTCACAAAGACTTTTTATTCTTTTAATGGCTCTTATAATACTTGGCTTTGGTATAAAATCTTACAAAGAGCTTCCGATTGACGCTTTCCCCGATATTTCGCCGACTCAGGTTAAAATCATTATAAAATCCAGCGGTATGACACCTTCTGAAGTAGAATCGCGCATAACTACACCTATAGAACTTGCAATGCTTGGCATTCCCCACCAAAGTATCGTTAGGTCCATTTCAAAATACGGACTTTGCGATATCACTATTGATTTTGAAGAGGGAACCGATATTTACTGGGCTAGACAACAAGTAAGCGAAAGGCTAAATTCTATAAAAGAGGAACTTCCAAAAAATATAGAAGGTGGTCTTGCACCTATTAGTACTCCGCTAAGTGATATTTTGATGTTTACCATAGAGTCGGACAAACTCTCTTTAACAGAAAAAAGAACTATTCTCGATTGGATTATAGCCCCAAAAATCAGAAGTATTAACGGAGTTGCGGAAGTAAACTCCTTAGGCGGTTTTGTAAAAACATATCAAGTAACTCCTAATCTAAAAAAAATGCAGGCTTTTGGTATTCATATGGATATGCTAAAAACCGCCCTTCAAGAAAACAATATGAACGATGGTGCAGGAAGAGTAACGGTAGGACCTGAGAGTTTTTATGTTAGAAGTGTAGGAAAGATTAAAGATATTGAAGATATTAAAAATAGAGCGGTAAAAAAAATAGGCAACAAAATCATAAAAGTTAAAGATATAGCAGATGTTAGTATAGGACATCTAACAAGAGCCGGTTTTGTAACAAAAGACGGAGAAGGCGAAGCGGTAGAGGGGATAGTTCTTTCACTCAAAGGTGCAAATGCCGCAAAAGTTATAAAAGAGGTTAAAGATGAATTAAGAAAAATAGAAAAATCTTTACCCGAAGGAACTTCCATAAAACTTTTGTATGATAGAAGCGAACTTGTAAATATCGCTACTCATACAGTTAAAAAGGCTCTCATAGAAGCTATAGTACTGATTATAGTAATCCTTCTTGTGATGCTTGGAAACATAGCTTCTGCGGTATCTGTTGCTTTGATACTTCCTTTCGCATTGCTTATGAGTTTTATCGCGATGAAAATGTTTGGACTTAGCGCAAATCTTATGAGTTTGGGAGGACTTGCTATAGCGGTCGGAATGCTGGTTGATTCGGCAGTTGTTATGGTAGAGCATATAACGGCGGAGTTAGGAAATCCTAAGCATAAAAGATGTTCGAAAACAGACATCATTTTAAGAGCCGCAAAAGAGGTTGCCCCATCTATCGTAACGGGAGTTTTGATTATCATTATAGTCTTTATGCCTCTTTTGACGCTTGAAGGATTAGAGGGAAAACTCTTTAAACCCGTTGCTTTAAGTATCGTTTTCGCTCTTTTTAGTTCACTTGTTTTAGCCATAACTCTAATACCTGTATTTAGCTATATGATACTAAAGATAAGACCGGATAAAGAGTCTTTTGTTATGAGATTATTACTAAAAGCATATAAACCTTCCCTACTTCTTGCCATCAAAAATCAGTGGGCAGTTGTATTAACGGCCTTTATTTTAATGGGAAGTGCTGTATATATGTTTATGCATGTTGGTAAAACTTTTATGCCCACAATGGATGAAGGAAGTATCATTATAGGAATAGAAAAAAACCCATCTATAAGTCTGGATGAGAGTAAAGTTATGGATCTAAAAATCCAGCAAAAGATACTTAAAGAGGTTCCTGAAGTAATATCTATAGTTGCTAGAACAGGAAGTGACGAACTAGGTCTTGACCCAATGGGACTAAACGATACGGATACTTTTTTAGTACTCAAACCAAAAGATAAATGGAGAAAACCGGATAAAGAGTGGCTAATAAATGAGCTTAGGAAAGTTTTAGAAGAGTTTCCTGGTATTGAATACAGTTTTACTCAGCCAATAGAGATGAGAGTTTCTGAGATGCTAACCGGTGTTAGAGGAGATCTTGCTATTAAGATATATGGAAGCGATCAGGATGTTTTAAACGAACTTGGAAAGAAGATAAAAAATCTTTTGGAAAAAGTCCCGGGAAGCACAGATGTGTATAAAAAAGCAAATGAAGGTTTTGAATACCTAGAACTTGTTTTTAACTACAACGCTTTAGGACTATACGGGGTTAGCGAAGCCGAAATCGCCACATATCTAAAAACACTTATAGATGGAGTGAAGATAGGCATCATACAAGAGGGTATGAGAAGAGTTGATCTAGTTATCAAAGGAGAAGAGACTCTACAAAAATCGATCTCAAAACTTAAAAAGTTAAACTATACCTTGCCAAACGGCAAAACAGTTCCTTTGACTCAACTTGTAATGTTCAGTCAAACCGGCGGTCCCGTTCAGATTGAACATGAAAAAGGGCTTAGAAAAACAGTAGTCCAAAGCAATGTAGAAGGAAGAGATCTTGTGGGATACGTGGAAGATGTTAAAAAACTAATAGATAAAGAGATAAAACTTCCAGCTGGTTACTTTATAGAGTATGGTGGAGAGTTTGAAAACCAACAAAGAGCCGCAAAAAGACTTATGATAATTGTTCCTATTTCGATTTTTATGATTTTTATACTGCTTTTTATGTCTTTTAACTCTTTGACACAAGCTCTACTAGTTTTAGTAAACATACCTTTGGCCTTAGTTGGAGGAATTGCAGGTCTATACTTTACCGGAGAGTATCTATCCGTTCCAGCTTCAGTTGGTTTTATTGCACTTCTTGGTATAGCTATACTTAACGGAGTTGTAATGGTAAACTATTTTAATCAACTAGTATTAAACGGTATGAACGTAAAAGATGCGGTTATTACAGGAGCTATGAGGAGATTAAGACCTGTTTTAATGACGGCACTGATTGCGGCTTTAGGTCTGCTTCCTCTAATGTTTGCTACAGGTCCTAGTTCTGAGATACAAAGACCTCTAGCTATAGTTGTTATCTATGGGCTTGCAAGTTCCACCATGCTTACATTGATAGTTCTTCCTATTTTGTATCTTAGATTTATAAAAGATCTAAATCATAAGTAA
- the purC gene encoding phosphoribosylaminoimidazolesuccinocarboxamide synthase → MEKKELLYEGKGKKIFLTEDENFLIAEFKDDLTAFDAVKKGFEKGKGALNCQISSELFELLEKEGIPTHYVKRLSDSEMVIKKAEMIPIEVVVRNIATGSLTKRLGIPDGTKLPFSLVEFYYKNDDLHDPIINDEHALILELAESESELEELKRLGREINVILKSFFDQRDLILVDFKLEFGKDSDGKIILADEISPDSCRFWDKNTGEKLDKDRFRQDLGNVKLAYEEVLKRILNK, encoded by the coding sequence ATGGAAAAAAAAGAGCTTTTATACGAAGGAAAAGGCAAAAAAATATTTTTAACGGAAGATGAAAACTTTTTAATTGCAGAGTTTAAAGACGACTTAACCGCTTTTGATGCCGTAAAAAAGGGTTTTGAGAAGGGAAAAGGTGCGTTAAACTGCCAAATAAGTTCCGAGCTTTTTGAGCTTTTGGAAAAAGAGGGCATTCCTACCCATTACGTAAAAAGACTCAGTGATAGCGAAATGGTTATAAAAAAAGCCGAAATGATTCCTATCGAAGTTGTTGTAAGAAATATCGCTACGGGCTCTCTAACTAAAAGATTAGGTATTCCAGATGGAACTAAATTACCTTTTTCCCTTGTCGAATTTTATTATAAAAACGACGATCTCCACGATCCTATCATAAACGACGAACACGCTTTGATACTCGAACTTGCTGAAAGTGAGAGCGAACTTGAAGAATTAAAGAGACTCGGACGTGAAATCAACGTTATACTTAAATCTTTTTTCGATCAAAGAGATCTGATTTTGGTAGATTTTAAACTTGAGTTTGGAAAAGATAGTGATGGCAAAATAATTTTAGCAGATGAGATAAGCCCAGACAGCTGTAGATTCTGGGATAAAAACACTGGTGAAAAGCTTGATAAGGATAGATTTAGACAAGATTTAGGAAATGTAAAACTTGCATACGAAGAGGTTTTAAAAAGAATATTAAATAAGTAA
- a CDS encoding ABC transporter ATP-binding protein, with amino-acid sequence MKDKVLEIRDLTFGYDKKNLLFRDFSLDVYRGEVVSIVGPSGVGKSTLFELIGGFLKPIKGSIKVKKISQVFQDPYTSFHPSYTIIEQISDVCSTEGIEELADMMQIDSELLYKRAHELSGGQLQRCSILRSIMMKPDLLLADEPTSALDNIIQLEVMKLLVKLLDRVGILLITHDLDLAKWCSDKIIKL; translated from the coding sequence ATGAAAGATAAAGTATTAGAGATTAGAGATTTGACTTTTGGATATGATAAAAAAAATCTTCTTTTTAGAGATTTTTCCCTTGATGTTTATAGAGGGGAGGTAGTCTCCATAGTCGGTCCAAGTGGAGTTGGAAAAAGTACCCTTTTTGAACTGATAGGGGGATTTTTAAAACCTATAAAAGGTTCAATTAAGGTTAAAAAGATTTCACAAGTTTTTCAAGACCCCTATACATCATTTCACCCTTCATATACGATAATAGAACAGATTTCAGATGTATGCTCCACAGAAGGTATTGAAGAGTTGGCAGATATGATGCAGATTGATAGTGAACTTTTATACAAAAGAGCACATGAGCTTTCAGGTGGACAGCTTCAAAGATGCTCAATTTTAAGATCTATTATGATGAAACCGGATCTTTTATTGGCAGATGAGCCAACTTCAGCACTGGACAATATAATACAGCTTGAAGTTATGAAACTTTTAGTAAAACTTTTGGATAGGGTAGGGATACTACTAATAACGCATGATTTGGATTTGGCTAAATGGTGCAGTGATAAGATAATTAAGCTTTAG
- the purQ gene encoding phosphoribosylformylglycinamidine synthase subunit PurQ, whose amino-acid sequence MRVAIVRFPGTNCEFDTEYAFNHIGCETEIIWHKLQDIPKKTDLVVIPGGFSYGDYLRSGAIARFSPIMKAVKEFADRGGYVLGICNGFQILLESHLLPGAMKRNENLHFVSKFQYIKVLNNENRFLSKLQKGDILNIPIAHAEGNYFVEEDRLKKMYDKGQIILQYCDKDGNIDNPNGSVDAIAGICNENKNVFGLMPHPERACEKILGSEDGIKMIKGFID is encoded by the coding sequence ATGAGAGTAGCGATAGTTAGATTTCCTGGAACAAATTGCGAATTTGATACTGAATATGCCTTTAATCATATTGGCTGCGAAACAGAGATTATCTGGCATAAACTACAAGATATTCCTAAAAAAACAGATCTTGTAGTTATTCCTGGTGGTTTTAGTTATGGAGACTACCTTAGAAGTGGAGCGATAGCAAGATTCAGTCCTATAATGAAAGCAGTAAAAGAGTTTGCAGATAGAGGTGGATATGTTCTTGGTATCTGTAACGGATTTCAGATACTGCTAGAGTCTCATCTACTTCCGGGAGCTATGAAAAGGAATGAAAATCTCCATTTTGTATCCAAATTTCAATATATCAAAGTTTTAAACAATGAAAACAGATTTTTATCAAAACTTCAAAAAGGCGATATTTTAAATATCCCTATAGCACATGCTGAAGGTAACTACTTTGTTGAAGAAGATAGATTAAAAAAGATGTATGATAAAGGACAAATTATTCTTCAATATTGCGACAAAGATGGAAATATCGACAATCCAAACGGTTCAGTTGATGCAATAGCCGGAATCTGTAACGAAAATAAAAACGTTTTTGGACTTATGCCACATCCTGAAAGAGCCTGTGAAAAAATACTCGGAAGTGAAGATGGAATAAAAATGATTAAAGGATTTATCGATTAA
- the purS gene encoding phosphoribosylformylglycinamidine synthase subunit PurS, producing MKAIVDIYLKPGVLDPQGKAVHHALESLGFNEVNDVRVGKQIILTLNESDENRAKERVKEMCETLLANTVIEDYKIEIEK from the coding sequence ATGAAAGCTATAGTTGATATTTATTTAAAGCCCGGAGTTTTAGATCCTCAAGGTAAAGCCGTTCATCACGCTTTAGAATCATTGGGGTTTAATGAGGTTAATGATGTAAGAGTTGGAAAACAGATTATTTTAACTCTTAATGAGAGTGATGAAAATAGAGCAAAAGAGAGAGTAAAAGAGATGTGTGAAACTCTTCTTGCAAATACAGTGATAGAAGATTATAAAATAGAGATTGAAAAATGA
- a CDS encoding efflux RND transporter periplasmic adaptor subunit codes for MRRLMIAVFLSTLTLFASQTITLTKKQIENWQIKSKKIESTKQIPLGEYLSQIKAPPSMIYSVSLPFSATVEKLEVGEYDLVQKGDILAKVTSKEWIETQNDLIKLNIELSRVKIDYERKSKLCKEGIIPQKQCLFSKAEYETIKNELKSKKSLLKLYGATDKDIQDILKNAKIKKSLVIKAPTRSIVSKLHVNAGSTTETSNPLLTLISTEKKVLDIYMPLNASKNLNIGQKVRLSLNSYSFNSRVLNKSKIVNPQNQTQRVRFFVPSDLDLLLDYKTNAKIQILKEALKIPKIAAIYISKKYYIFKETNKGFEPIVIDILAEDKEFFYAKPDSRLGSNDKIVVEGAMVLKGMMEETND; via the coding sequence ATGAGAAGATTAATGATAGCAGTTTTTTTAAGTACACTAACACTATTTGCAAGTCAAACTATAACTTTAACAAAAAAACAGATTGAAAACTGGCAAATTAAGAGCAAAAAGATAGAATCAACCAAACAGATTCCTTTAGGAGAGTATCTGTCTCAGATAAAGGCTCCTCCATCAATGATCTATTCTGTATCTTTACCTTTTTCCGCTACGGTAGAAAAGTTAGAAGTTGGCGAGTATGATTTGGTTCAAAAAGGAGACATTTTAGCCAAAGTTACTTCAAAAGAGTGGATTGAAACTCAAAATGATCTAATCAAGCTAAATATTGAGCTATCAAGAGTCAAAATAGATTATGAAAGAAAATCAAAATTGTGTAAAGAGGGTATCATACCTCAAAAACAGTGTCTTTTTTCAAAAGCGGAATATGAAACAATCAAAAATGAGTTAAAAAGCAAAAAATCGCTATTGAAGCTTTACGGCGCAACAGATAAAGATATACAAGATATCTTAAAAAATGCCAAAATCAAAAAGAGCCTGGTTATAAAAGCCCCTACGCGAAGCATTGTTAGTAAGCTACATGTAAACGCCGGCTCAACAACAGAAACTTCAAACCCTTTATTAACGCTCATCTCCACCGAAAAAAAGGTTTTAGATATATATATGCCTCTGAATGCATCGAAAAATCTAAATATTGGACAAAAAGTAAGGCTTTCTCTTAATTCCTATAGTTTTAACAGCCGCGTTCTAAATAAATCAAAGATAGTAAATCCGCAAAATCAGACTCAAAGAGTAAGGTTTTTTGTTCCTTCAGATTTAGATTTACTACTTGATTACAAAACAAACGCAAAAATCCAGATACTAAAAGAGGCTTTAAAAATACCAAAAATAGCCGCTATTTACATATCTAAAAAATATTATATCTTCAAAGAAACTAACAAAGGTTTTGAACCGATAGTCATAGACATATTAGCCGAAGACAAAGAGTTTTTCTACGCAAAACCAGATAGTAGATTAGGATCAAACGACAAAATAGTAGTAGAAGGCGCAATGGTCCTTAAAGGTATGATGGAGGAGACAAATGATTGA
- a CDS encoding lysophospholipid acyltransferase family protein, whose product MKIFAKIRGIWATVVIIVLVTFNIFAFLIFPKSYYKKIKIFYTRAILIFLGIKVVTEGKIDKEAKMIIMNHSSFIDIPVIEATYPFDMVWIAKKELFDTPFFGLLLKLPENIRLDRQDKRAIIRLLKEAKEKVKKKTIAIFPEGTRSSKDRLLPFKPGAKVIADKLNLKVQPIVIVCARERFDSKKLELNPGVIKVKYLPSFEAKEEEEWLKNLREEMQKVLDEEKRKLCPKA is encoded by the coding sequence ATGAAGATCTTTGCGAAAATTAGAGGAATTTGGGCTACCGTTGTTATTATTGTACTAGTTACATTTAACATTTTTGCATTTTTAATTTTTCCAAAAAGTTACTACAAAAAAATTAAAATCTTCTATACCCGAGCTATATTGATATTTTTAGGTATAAAAGTCGTAACAGAAGGCAAGATTGATAAAGAAGCGAAGATGATTATAATGAATCACTCAAGTTTTATAGATATTCCAGTTATTGAAGCCACTTATCCGTTTGATATGGTATGGATAGCTAAAAAAGAGCTTTTTGACACTCCGTTTTTTGGTTTATTGCTTAAACTTCCGGAAAATATAAGACTTGATAGACAAGATAAAAGAGCCATAATAAGACTTTTAAAAGAGGCAAAAGAAAAAGTTAAAAAAAAGACTATAGCAATTTTTCCAGAAGGTACTCGTTCTAGTAAAGATAGACTTCTTCCATTTAAACCGGGAGCAAAAGTTATAGCAGATAAACTTAACCTAAAAGTGCAACCTATTGTTATCGTATGTGCAAGAGAGAGATTTGACAGTAAAAAGCTAGAGTTAAATCCTGGAGTTATAAAAGTAAAATATCTTCCATCTTTTGAGGCTAAAGAGGAAGAAGAGTGGCTAAAAAATCTAAGAGAAGAGATGCAAAAGGTTTTAGACGAGGAAAAAAGAAAACTTTGTCCTAAAGCTTAA